One part of the Streptomyces lienomycini genome encodes these proteins:
- a CDS encoding PTS fructose transporter subunit IIABC, translated as MSDMITADLVDLDLSADTKEAAARALAERMAALGRVTDLDGFLADVAAREAQMPTGLDGGIGIPHCRSEHVTEPTLAFGRSPAGIDFGATDGPADLVFLIAAPAGADDAHLTILSSLARQLMNAEFTAALRSVDDAAAAAALIRGEEPTAAEETAGGTAEGTTERSAEDTRDTGTVSAAASAETAPGSTGEDADGPARPFRIVAVTSCPTGIAHTYMAAESLENAGREAGVDLVVETQGSAGFTRLDPAVIAAADGVILAHDVAVREKDRFAGKPTVDTGVKAAINRPAELIGEVRGKAARGEVTSASPGATPVERGGRTGEGYGAKLRKWLMSGVSYMVPFVAAGGLLIALGFAIGGYEINKAPSVMDHFVWTQADSWGALLFQIGGVAFAFLVPVLAGYIAYGMADRPGLVPGFVGGSIALTINAGFLGGLAAGLISGAVVLAIQRVPIPKALRGIMPVVVIPLISAAVVGFLMFVVIGKPIASAQSGMTDWLNGLSGANAILLGALLGLMMCFDLGGPVNKVAYTFATAGIAVASPSDSAMKIMAAVMAAGMVPPLAMALATTVRGRLFNAAERENGKAAWVLGASFISEGAIPFAAADPLRVIPASMAGGAVTGALSMAFGATLRAPHGGIFVVPLIGNPLLYLVAIAAGVCVSTALVIALKGLRKPVPGARAQEPGGDAGPSAPTPGEKQPVVA; from the coding sequence CGAGGCGCAGATGCCGACCGGACTCGACGGCGGCATCGGCATCCCGCACTGCCGCAGCGAGCACGTCACCGAGCCGACGCTCGCCTTCGGGCGCAGCCCGGCCGGTATCGACTTCGGGGCGACGGACGGCCCGGCCGACCTCGTCTTCCTGATCGCCGCTCCGGCGGGCGCCGACGACGCCCACCTGACGATCCTCTCCTCGCTGGCCCGGCAGCTGATGAACGCCGAGTTCACCGCCGCGCTGCGCTCGGTGGACGACGCGGCCGCCGCCGCCGCGCTGATCCGCGGGGAGGAGCCCACCGCGGCCGAGGAGACCGCCGGGGGCACCGCGGAGGGCACCACCGAGCGCTCCGCCGAGGACACCAGGGACACCGGGACGGTCTCGGCGGCGGCCTCCGCCGAGACCGCCCCGGGCAGCACCGGCGAGGACGCCGACGGGCCCGCGCGCCCCTTCCGGATCGTCGCCGTCACCTCCTGCCCCACCGGCATCGCGCACACCTACATGGCCGCCGAGTCGCTGGAGAACGCCGGCCGCGAGGCGGGCGTCGACCTCGTCGTCGAGACCCAGGGCTCGGCCGGATTCACCCGGCTCGACCCGGCGGTGATCGCGGCGGCGGACGGTGTGATCCTCGCCCACGACGTCGCCGTACGCGAGAAGGACCGCTTCGCCGGGAAGCCCACCGTCGACACCGGCGTCAAGGCGGCCATCAACCGGCCCGCCGAGCTGATCGGCGAGGTCCGCGGCAAGGCGGCCCGCGGCGAGGTCACCTCCGCCTCCCCGGGAGCGACGCCCGTCGAGCGCGGCGGGCGGACCGGCGAGGGCTACGGCGCCAAGCTCCGCAAGTGGCTGATGTCCGGCGTCAGTTACATGGTCCCCTTCGTCGCCGCGGGCGGACTGCTCATCGCCCTGGGCTTCGCGATCGGCGGCTACGAGATCAACAAGGCGCCCTCCGTCATGGACCACTTCGTGTGGACCCAGGCGGACAGCTGGGGCGCGCTGCTGTTCCAGATCGGCGGCGTCGCCTTCGCCTTCCTCGTCCCGGTGCTCGCCGGCTACATCGCCTACGGCATGGCCGACCGGCCCGGCCTGGTCCCCGGCTTCGTCGGCGGCTCGATCGCCCTCACCATCAACGCCGGCTTCCTCGGCGGCCTGGCGGCCGGTCTGATCTCCGGCGCGGTGGTGCTGGCGATCCAGCGCGTACCGATACCGAAGGCGCTGCGCGGCATCATGCCGGTGGTGGTGATCCCGCTGATCTCGGCGGCGGTCGTCGGCTTCCTGATGTTCGTCGTGATCGGCAAGCCCATCGCCTCCGCGCAGTCGGGCATGACCGACTGGCTGAACGGCCTGTCCGGCGCCAACGCGATCCTGCTCGGCGCGCTGCTCGGCCTGATGATGTGCTTCGACCTCGGCGGCCCGGTCAACAAGGTCGCCTACACCTTCGCCACCGCGGGCATCGCGGTCGCCAGTCCCAGCGACTCGGCCATGAAGATCATGGCGGCGGTGATGGCGGCCGGCATGGTCCCACCGCTGGCGATGGCCCTGGCCACCACCGTGCGCGGCCGGCTCTTCAACGCCGCCGAGCGCGAGAACGGCAAGGCCGCCTGGGTCCTGGGCGCCTCCTTCATCTCCGAGGGCGCCATCCCGTTCGCCGCGGCCGACCCGCTGCGCGTCATCCCGGCCTCGATGGCGGGCGGCGCGGTCACCGGCGCCCTCTCGATGGCCTTCGGCGCGACGCTGCGCGCCCCGCACGGCGGCATCTTCGTGGTCCCGCTGATCGGCAACCCGCTGCTCTACCTGGTCGCCATCGCGGCCGGCGTCTGCGTCAGCACCGCCCTGGTGATCGCCCTCAAGGGCCTGCGCAAGCCGGTGCCGGGAGCGCGGGCCCAGGAACCCGGCGGCGACGCGGGCCCCTCGGCCCCGACACCGGGGGAGAAGCAGCCGGTGGTCGCGTAG